gaaaaaaaaaaaaaaaaaaaaaaaagaaaaaaaaaggaaaaaaaaaaagaataaacgagTTTTAAAATTGTGACGAAGGCGTGACAatatttgtgttttttttatttctctcttttttttttttttttatttttaaatgcagACATTTAAAAAGTATCCGTAGTCGTATAAATTGATCAAAAATGTTGAATTCGATCGACGCTAAGTGGAATGAGGAGTGTGGattattcgtattaaaaaaaaaaaaaaaaaaaaaaaaaaaaaaaaaaaaaaaaaaaaaaaaaaaaaaaaaaaaagtgcgcgcgcgcgcacatacaaataagtaagtaaaagataacataagaaataaaataaaaaaaaaaaaaaagaagataaaaaaaacaggaaattctattaattaagCTTGCCAGTTTATCGACCCGACTCCGAGGCATTAATTGAGATGGGAGTTTCGCGTAACAGAACTTCTGGAATACGAATACGTCGACTACTTCCTCCCCTCTCCCCTCTCGCcgtcccctccctctctctttctctcaccctctcatttttttttttttttacatacatataagcTTACGTGAGAGTACGAGAAAGTATTCGAATACACGCGAACACACttcttcgttcgatcgattaacGAAAGAATTCTCTAATTGGCATGACGATCACACATttgtaattatgtatatatatatatatatatatatatatatcctgtaGACCCTGATATACATGAATCTAAATGCAATACCATCTAATACGATTCTCTAACGTGATGCTTCTAACGCGGTCGTCGCACTAACTCCTCCTTCAGGGATCGAAGGAGAATACGTGCATACGTTTAGCGAGTAAATTCCAAATGAACACTTCATCAACGATCACCTAGCTATCCCATTTGCTCTTGGAATTTCCCCATTGGAATTCGCAACTATCCTATCGCTTGGATAACAAACCTATAAGCGTTTGATATTTTGTTCGAAacgattgattattttttcttctctatttattttattttttttttttttttattttttatttatttttttttttttttccccacccCTAATCACGTTTTACAGATGTCATTTCGATGGAAAAAATGAGGAAACGAGGAAACAACACGATTGACAGCAAGGGTACGAAGAATCGTCATAACGAGGAGAAAACTAAGAACGATGACGTGGacaaagataagaaagatgcTGTCGAACGATTGGTGGAGGACGACGAATCTACGAATCAAGGCTTCGGAGAATGGCTTAGATCTAACGACGGTGTAGAAATGATGAGACTATTTGTCATCGCCAATTCACTTTTACTATTTGTCACGATGGCCTGGCCTAACATGAAGGAAAGTTATTACATTGTTCGCGACTATTTTatgggagaggaagaggattATTGAAGGAGGAAAGTATATATTCCAATTTCTAAGGAGTCTACGGAGAGAATAGAccgtattttattttcgaacgaaGAAATTACGTGGGGTCGTGCGAGTAGAGggggaagagggagaagaaaaaatagaagaaaacaaaaaaaaatatccctGAGATTtcgaagacgaagagaaagggatacttttttttttttttgtatttcttcttttgcacTGTTGATTAAGATAAGCAAGAACAACAAATACAACGATCACAATGTTGGCCGCTTTCTTTCGCGGTGCATTTATCATCGGCATTCTCGCTTGGTACAGCATCAGCGTTTGGAAAATGATCGACGGTTATTTTAGAGATCAATTTGCCAGTTACCTGCATGAGGAATATCGAAAAAATCCGCATATGAAGGCTGCCCATATGAAGGATGCCGTCAATGAGGTTGGTAAGAACGATGCCGTACATACCGACGGGGAAGTTCCGTCAAATAAAATCGACGAACTCGTAAAAGCTGAGAGTTGTCCGGTCGATAAGGTAgacaacgataaaatattggaATCTTGCAATATCTcagaaaaaattttgaaagttGATCGACCGAACGATtccgttgaaaaagaaatcttaatgaaaatttcaacGGAGAAGGAATTGAATAATGTCGacaatgatgacgacgacaaagaTAAAGACGAACGTCAAACGATGAAAAGTATTGAGAAAATGGCGGACGAGGAGAAGAggctgaaaaaaaaagaatttccttCGAGTAAGGAATTTGACGAagaaattgagaaaaagaagaacaagaagaagaagaaagatgagaaggggagggagaaggagatggagagggagagggatagggagaagaagaaaaaggatgaggaagaaaaaacgaaaaagcagaagaagaaacgagtaAAAACGATCACCCTTAACGAAGAAGATTTTCTAAGCGTCAAAAATAGACGAGGTACGATCGGACGTGACGAAGATTTTTGGGAATtcgaggaggacgaggagaagCAAAAGATTGAGGATGAAGAAGTTGGTATACTAATCTCCGATCTTCCATTCAAGCCTAAACTCGACATCGGTCGTTTGGAAAGAATTACGCCCGATGAATATTGCCCTTTGACCTTGGACGACGAACTTTCCTGCGGGGAGACCACCAAGTGGCCCTAAACATATAATCACTCATGAAATTTTAATCGGAAATTtatctgttaaaaaaaaaaaaaaaaaaaaaaaaaaatatatatatatatattcacatatttattatattcacttgatattaatatttattatatatggaatattatcaataataactaaagcTATAACTAAagctatacatacatacatacatatatatatacaaacattaaaaaaaaaattatttaagtaaaaaagaaaaaaaaatttcccaTATTAAATTCACAAATTCGTTTGTTTGTCGTATCGAGCATATAACTCTAATgcttatattacaaaaaaaaaaaaaaaaaaaaaaaaaaaaacattttaatttattccatTTGTATAATGACGAATTGCAAATTTACAAGTCATTACATTAACTTCTttgcaataattataatctattaaatgtattacgaattatttatcatatcaCATTTATGTATTTCCGATTAATTCAcctatttacattttttttcttgttttccctTAGATAAACAGTACTCGTATTTAACTAGGCTAAGAGGATTAATTAATGTTGTTATGTTAAtcgattggaaaaaaaaaagaaaaaaaaaaaaaaaaaagagaaaaaaaacaataaacgaaagaaaaggaaaaaaagagaaagaacaaaactAATTGTAATACGTTTGTCACTTAATTAAtggtaaattataataataaaaataagaaaacttaTACTTGCAGatgttaagagaaaaagagaaaaagagagagagagtgagagaaagagagagagagagagagtgagagaaagagagagagagagagagagagacgatacaggaacaattatttttcctcCACCTATATAATAGCACGACGTTTGAAATATTCACGGTCTAAAATATGATTATGTCGATGACTATActgaaataattgattttcaaaGCGGATACGCGAAACGTACGTTTAAATGCAAATGAAATGCAATAAGGTGTAAACAAATGGATCTGTCTGCCTAAGGAGACTAATCCTACGTCCTTGAAGCTCGTTTGCCGTCCTCCATGATCGTTgcagttttatttttcttcttttcctttttttttcttttgtatctttctctctctctctctctctctctccctctctctctctctgtccctttttctctctcttggtaTCCTCATCCGTCCGGTCATTAAACaaatcgtttctcttcttatttctttatactttttattttttttatttttatctcttcttcttttttttttttttttaaatatgaaatttccTTGAAATTACCTTAACCGAGTGACACGATTTTCACCATAACATCATTTCGCAATtgaatctttctttatttttcaaggggggaaatttcatatttaaaggaaaattaattttaatagaattaattacgAAAGTACATTAccattaaatgtaaaatattcttatattaatatttaattatattaaataaataaataaatatatatatatatatatataattatcaatatttgtataagtttcatattaaaaacataaacgtcgtaattatactaatactaataatcctattataactatagtatatatggtacaattatattacattaattataccttatacttttaaatatatatatatatatatatatgaaagaagaaaaaaaaaacaaacaaaatcaaGTACAGATacgaattaataatgaaagtttttaataatgacattatagaaaaataaaattctttataatatctataaacgaTAATCCTTTATTATTAGAACATAAAAAAGGTTCGAATTTGTAACCGTTAACGTTACGACGAACAACccgtttgatttttttcttcttctttcacatatatatgtatgtatgtatgtatgtacgtatgacCAAAAGAAGGTATAGGTTGCATTCAGAAACGATGACGCTCGTAATCGTACGAGGAATACTAAGAACGATATAGTTCGAACGGGAAATCGTTATTTCTGTCTATACAAAAGACagaaaagagcgagagagacagaaaaaaaaagagagagagagagagagagagagagaggagagagaaagagagagaaagatagagaggagaCAAGTCTCTATGACAAAACGAATATATGTAtggtatgtacatacgtattaaacatatatatgttgaaTATAATTTGTAGAGATGGTAACCTTCGATTATAAgagtaaattgaaaaaaaagaaaaaaacaagcaaaacaaaaaagaacaaaaaaaaaaaaaaaaacgagacaCTCGTTATCGCATTACCATTACCAATGACAATATTATGCAAGAGTACAGAAGTGGAATGGATGATTatgcgtatacatatatgtatatgtatatatgtatttgtatatatatatatatatatatatatatatatatatatatgtatatgtatatatgtatcgtttTACAAGTACTCACGGTCAACGAAGATATGCGACAGGTAACGCAGGAAATGTAGTAAAGATCTTCCGTCTCTATACAGATTCAAGTTATTAGAGGTATGTACTTACGTAAGTACATatcattatgtatttatatatgtgaattttttaatatcgatcatcTTACGATTATCtccttttcgttctctctctctctctctctctctctctctctctctctctctctctctctctctctctctctctctctctctctctctctctctctctctctctctctctctctctctctctctctctctctctctctttatcctctttattttaattatctacaatatttgatcgatcgatcgattttctttttatttatttatctttttacaaTTGTTCATAACCTTTTATCTACTTGtattgttttctatttctttttattttcttcttttttcttatctttttgttttccttttttttttctctttctctttctttcttcgattgTTACTTcatttaatcaaaaaaaaaaaaaaaaaaaaaataatgaataaaatacagaataatgaataaaatacagaaagatagaaaaaaaaaaaaatatttttcgcgATCGTCTACCactaggggaaaaaaaaaaaaatcagaaacggatacgagagaaagagagagagaaaaggataaaaaaaaaaaaaaaagaagagaaaaaagaaagaaatacaatgaacgtaaagagaaaaaccctaattattttctttttcgtttctttggaAGAAGATTAAAGATTCTTTGAAACGTAACACAACTCACGTACATTCACGTTCGccaaagaggaagaggaaatgaaaaaaaaaaaaaaaaagaaaaagaaaaagaaaaagaaatgtcagAGAAGTGATAGAACGCGGTAGGACATAAGAAATGATTTTCTAACTAACATAAACGATCGAGAAAAGTATGTACCGGCAATGGCCTCGTTCGGTTCACGATGACCGTCAATTTTCCCAGCGAACGACGACTTCCCGCTGTCGTTCCGATTTCGAAcgacttctctctttttatttatttcttcaatttttcttttttttcctttcttattttcttttctactttgcACGcgatacgtatacatacatacatatatatatatatatatatatatatatatatatatatatatatattgtagatagttacatacatgcatatgtattatatttatttgcgtGCTATTTCTTAAGTTTCGCTAATTCGATCGATGAAATAGTAAAAGTGAATTTTCTCAATTCGCATTTCGATtgatttcatttctctttctatagaaaaaaaaaagaaaaaaaaagaaaaaggaaaaaaaattcacatcCTTAAAAATACGCAACGCTTTATAAAGTCCTACCATAATTgcagttaattaattatatatatatatatatatatatatgtactcttTTTCtgaatcttctttatttatttatttatttatttatttatttatttatttattgattgattgatttttatataattatattttataattttttataatttcatatatatatatatatatatatatatatatatatatatttacacacgaacaaaaaaaagaaaaagaaaaagaaaaagaaaagaacaaaaattatatacgatataatatattaaaataatggcGGGAAAAATTTATACTGAAAAATCATATTCCCCTTGTTACTCGGTCGGTAACATTGAATTTCTAAAGCTCTTTCGAAattcaattttcctttttttttcttcttcttcttttttttttttttattttctttacgaaatcttttcaaactttatttcactttttcatAATCGCAAAATTCATTTCGTCGAGAAATGCACGAAAATGAAGAACGTTGCgatcaaaaaagaagaaaaaaaaaaaaaatagaacagccagataattaattatcaacaaaattatacgtaaatatatacacacacacacac
This sequence is a window from Vespa crabro chromosome 9, iyVesCrab1.2, whole genome shotgun sequence. Protein-coding genes within it:
- the LOC124426926 gene encoding protein PXR1-like yields the protein MLAAFFRGAFIIGILAWYSISVWKMIDGYFRDQFASYLHEEYRKNPHMKAAHMKDAVNEVGKNDAVHTDGEVPSNKIDELVKAESCPVDKVDNDKILESCNISEKILKVDRPNDSVEKEILMKISTEKELNNVDNDDDDKDKDERQTMKSIEKMADEEKRLKKKEFPSSKEFDEEIEKKKNKKKKKDEKGREKEMERERDREKKKKDEEEKTKKQKKKRVKTITLNEEDFLSVKNRRGTIGRDEDFWEFEEDEEKQKIEDEEVGILISDLPFKPKLDIGRLERITPDEYCPLTLDDELSCGETTKWP